A section of the Echeneis naucrates chromosome 12, fEcheNa1.1, whole genome shotgun sequence genome encodes:
- the ogdhb gene encoding 2-oxoglutarate dehydrogenase, mitochondrial, with amino-acid sequence MHRLRTTVARLRPLTAAQPAQSLSQPRSSAAEGGLRTFQPVRCSNTSVAAEPFLNGTSTNYVEEMYYAWLENPRNVHKSWDIFFRNTNAGAPPGVAYQSPPPLGRTLQGLTGVQGLIQAQPNVEKLVEDHLAVQSLIRAYQVRGHHIAKLDPLDISCVDFDDAPCTIGFQNVGFYGLTESDLDKVFRLPTTTFIGGNESALPLREIIHRLETAYCQHIGVEFMFINDVEQCQWIRQKFETPGIVQFSLEEKRTLLARMIRSTRFEEFLQRKWSSEKRFGLEGCESLVPALKTIIDKSSQSGVESVIMGMPHRGRLNVLANVIRKELDQIFCQFDSKLEAADEGSGDVKYHLGMYHKRMNRVSDKYVTLSLMANPSHLEAVDPVVQGKTKAEQFYCGDTEGKKVMSILLHGDAAFAGQGIVYETFHLSDLPSYTTHGTIHVVVNNQIGFTTDPRMARSSPYPTDVARVVNAPIFHVNADNPEAVMYVCNVAAEWRNTFHKDVVVDLVCYRRNGHNEMDEPMFTQPLMYKQIKKQKGVLQKLSEKLIAEGIVTTQEFEEEVARYDRICEEAYTRSKDEKILHIKHWLDSPWPGFFTLEGQPKNMSCPSTGISEDELVHIGNIAASVPEKDFTIHGGLSRILKGRANMVGQRVCDWALGEYMAFGSLLKDGIHVRLSGQDVERGTFSHRHHVLHDQNVDKRICIPMNYVSPDQAPYTVCNSSLSEFGVLGFELGFAMASPDALVLWEAQFGDFHNTAQCIIDQFISSGQAKWVRQNGIVLLLPHGMEGMGPEHSSARPERFLQMCNDDPDVFPKQSEDFAVRQLYDTNWIVVNCSTPANYFHVLRRQILQPFRKPLIVFTPKSLLRHPEAKSSFDDMLPGTHFRRIIPDDGPAAASPEKVKRVIFCTGKIYYELIRERKNRGMDDDVAVVRIEQLSPFPFDLVKLETDRYLNADLVWCQEEHKNQGYYDYVKPRIRTTISHSRPVWYAGRDPAAAPATGNKQTHLTELQRLLDTAFDLEAFYGKV; translated from the exons ATGCATCGCTTAAGGACTACAGTTGCGAGGCTGCGGCCTTTGACGGCTGCGCAGCCGGCCCAGAGCCTATCACAGCCCAGATCGTCGGCAGCCGAAGGAGGTTTAAGGACGTTTCAGCCCGTCAGGTGCTCTAACACATCTGTGGCTGCAGAACCTTTTCTTAATGGCACCAGCACTAACTATGTGGAGGAGATGTACTATGCATGGCTGGAGAATCCCAGGAACGTGCACAAg TCCTGGGACATATTTTTCCGTAACACTAACGCAGGGGCTCCACCTGGAGTGGCCTACCAGAGCCCCCCACCCCTCGGCAGGACTCTTCAGGGGCTGACCGGTGTGCAGGGACTGATACAGGCCCAGCCCAATGTGGAGAAACTGGTGGAGGATCATCTGGCAGTACAATCCCTCATCCGAGCATACCAg GTGCGGGGACATCACATAGCGAAGTTGGACCCCCTGGACATCAGCTGTGTGGACTTTGACGACGCTCCATGTACCATCGGTTTCCAGAATGTTG GTTTTTATGGTCTGACCGAATCCGACCTGGACAAGGTGTTCCGCCTTCCCACCACCACCTTCATCGGAGGCAACGAGAGCGCTTTGCCCCTCAGAGAGATAATACACCGCCTCGAG ACGGCCTACTGTCAGCACATCGGAGTAGAGTTCATGTTCATCAATGACGTGGAGCAGTGCCAGTGGATCAGGCAGAAGTTTGAGACCCCGGGAATCGTGCAGTTCagtttggaggagaagaggactCTGTTGGCCAGGATGATCCGATCCACCAG GTTTGAGGAGTTTCTCCAGAGGAAGTGGTCATCAGAGAAACGATTTGGTCTGGAAGGCTGCGAGTCGCTCGTTCCGGCCCTCAAGACCATCATCGACAAGTCCAGTCAGAGCGGCGTGGAGAGCGTGATCATGGGAATGCCTCACAG AGGTCGGCTGAACGTTCTGGCTAACGTCATCCGGAAGGAGCTGGATCAGATCTTCTGCCAGTTTGACTCCAAACTAGAGGCTGCAGATGAG GGATCCGGTGATGTGAAATATCATCTGGGGATGTATCACAAACGGATGAACCGCGTCAGCGACAAGTACGTCACCTTGTCCCTCATGGCGAACCCGTCCCACCTTGAGGCGGTGGATCCAGTGGTGCAGGGGAAGACCAAGGCCGAGCAGTTCTACTGTGGGGACACTGAGGGCAAGAAG GTGATGTCTATTCTGCTTCACGGCGACGCTGCGTTTGCAGGCCAAGGTATCGTGTACGAGACGTTCCATCTGTCTGACCTGCCCTCCTACACAACCCACGGCACCATACATGTGGTGGTCAACAACCAG ATCGGCTTCACCACCGACCCCCGGATGGCTCGTTCGTCTCCGTACCCGACAGACGTAGCTCGGGTCGTAAATGCTCCAATCTTCCACGTCAACGCTGACAACCCAGAGGCTGTGATGTACGTGTGCAACGTAGCAGCCGAGTGGAGGAACACCTTCCATAAAGATGTGGTGGTGGACCTG GTGTGTTACAGACGTAACGGCCATAACGAGATGGACGAGCCCATGTTCACTCAGCCGCTGATGTACAAGCAGATCAAGAAGCAGAAGGGCGTTCTGCAGAAGCTTTCTGAGAAACTCATCGCTGAGGGAATCGTCACAACACAGGAGTTCGAG GAGGAAGTGGCGAGATACGACAGAATCTGTGAAGAAGCTTACACTCGCTCCAAAGACGAGAAAATCCTTCACATCAAACACTGGCTGGACTCACCGTGGCCCG GTTTCTTCACTCTGGAGGGCCAGCCTAAAAACATGAGCTGCCCGTCGACCGGCATCAGCGAAGACGAGCTGGTCCACATTGGAAACATCGCTGCGTCCGTCCCAGAGAAAGATTTCACCATCCACGGAG GTTTGAGTCGGATCCTGAAGGGTCGAGCCAACATGGTGGGCCAGAGAGTGTGCGACTGGGCGCTCGGTGAATACATGGCCTTTGGCTCTCTGCTCAAAGACGGGATCCACGTCCGGCTCAGCGGACAGGACGTGGAGAGAGGCACCTTCAG CCATCGACATCACGTCCTCCATGACCAGAATGTTGACAAGAGGATCTGCATCCCCATGAACTACGTGTCCCCAGATCAAGCTCCGTACACCGTCTGCAACAGCTCCCTGTCTGAATTTGGAGTTCTGG GGTTTGAATTAGGCTTCGCCATGGCCAGTCCCGACGCCCTGGTGCTGTGGGAGGCCCAGTTTGGAGACTTCCATAACACGGCCCAGTGCATCATCGACCAGTTCATCAGCTCAGGCCAGGCCAAGTGGGTGAGACAGAACGGCATCGTGCTGCTGCTTCCTCACGGCATGGAGGGAATG GGTCCAGAGCACTCGTCCGCCCGGCCTGAAAGGTTTCTGCAGATGTGCAACGATGACCCAGATGTTTTCCCC aAACAGTCCGAGGACTTCGCGGTGCGTCAGCTGTACGACACTAACTGGATCGTCGTCAACTGCTCCACTCCAGCGAACTACTTCCACGTCCTCCGCAGGCAGATCCTGCAGCCCTTCAGGAAGCCT CTCATCGTATTTACACCCAAGTCGCTGCTGCGCCACCCTGAAGCCAAGTCCAGCTTTGATGACATGCTGCCAG GGACTCATTTCAGGCGTATAATCCCAGATGACGGACCGGCAGCTGCCAGCCCAGAGAAGGTGAAGAGGGTCATTTTCTGCACTGGAAAGATCTACTACGAACTGATCCGGGAACGGAAGAACCGAGGAATGGACGATGATGTAGCTGTGGTCCGCATCGAACAG CTCTCTCCATTTCCCTTCGATCTGGTGAAATTAGAGACGGATCGTTACCTGAACGCCGACCTGGTCTGGTGTCAGGAGGAGCACAAGAACCAGGGCTACTACGACTACGTCAAGCCTCGGATCCGCACCACCATCAGCCACAGCCGCCCCGTCTG gtaCGCCGGTCGTGATCCCGCAGCAGCTCCAGCCACCGGGAACAAACAGACTCACCTCACGGAGCTGCAGCGTTTACTGGACACGGCGTTTGACCTGGAGGCGTTTTACGGGAAAGTGTAG
- the pargl gene encoding poly(ADP-ribose) glycohydrolase produces the protein MAGPHEHRNDSSQMKNILQPNQDFGGQRDRLNSGGHNSNADPFLGPAGPGHDGSRPEREQDSSSCSQFSDLKKLTSQSSKLRSLTFSKIHTVLIDVPTFNKEGRIKPVEGNRFWGADHVKMPFSQCNEIGKPSGIFKPTWTTRPKWESIDKQLKSLARMKQVSVKEVEEAIIKINPKYKDKWTFDALASFVKCIPKEENYFPVLFPKIAALAVRLPELVRKGIPMLKSGKTAAITLSQVQISCLLANAFFCTFPHRNMLKPGSEYHSYPSINFSSLFWKWSERKKEKLRAIMHYFKVVTDKDNKLDGLVTFERRCLENTDMPDWKSSQEKLNKLHIRSDGSIETEGAGMLQVDFASSLIGGGILGSGLVQEEILFLLNPELIVSRLFTEKLGDNECLIITGTQKFSMYSGFGDSFEWAGPYEDHLERDEWCRRKRQILAIDALNFKDGKEQFKMDCITRELNKAYCGFFGRDDGDPDIATGKWGCGAFHGDPQLKALIQLMAAAKAKRGLAFFTFGDEDLQQDLERIHHLLVSEGVTVEKLYRLLEKFCTTTRLHAVSQMSLFDFIRREVRPSRSQL, from the exons ATGGCCGGGCCTCACGAGCACCGCAACGACAGTTCCCAGATGAAAAACATCCTTCAGCCCAATCAGGACTTTGGAGGACAACGGGACAGACTGAATAGCGGAGGCCACAACAGCAATGCCGATCCCTTTCTTGGACCAGCTGGACCGGGACATGACGGCAGCAGACCGGAGAGGGAGCAGGACTCTTCCTCATGTTCTCAGTTCAGCGACCTGAAGAAACTGACGAGTCAAAGCAGCAAACTGAGAAGTCTAACCTTCAGCAAGATCCACACGGTCCTCATAGAC GTTCCTACCTTCAACAAAGAAGGCAGAATCAAACCCGTGGAAGGAAATCGGTTCTGGGGAGCTGACCACGTCAAGATGCCGTTTTCACAATGTAATGAAATTGGCAAGCCATCTGGAATATTTAAG CCAACCTGGACGACTCGGCCCAAATGGGAATCGATCGACAAGCAGCTGAAATCTCTGGCCAGAATGAAGCAAGTGAGCGTTAAAGAGGTGGAG GAAGCAATCATCAAAATCAACCCGAAGTACAAAGACAAGTGGACGTTTGACGCGCTCGCCTCCTTCGTGAAG TGCATCCCGAAGGAGGAGAACTACTTCCCCGTGCTGTTTCCAAAGATCGCAGCGTTGGCGGTGAGGCTCCCGGAGCTCGTGAGGAAG GGCATCCCGATGCTGAAGAGCGGGAAAACTGCAGCCATCACTTTGTCTCAGGTTCAGATTTCCTGCCTGCTCGCCAACGCCTTTTTCTGCACCTTCCCTCATCGCAACATGTTGAAGCCCGGCTCCGAGTATCACAGCTACCCGAGCATCAACTTCTCCAG tctcttctggaaGTGGTCCGAGCGGAAGAAAGAGAAGCTGAGGGCCATCATGCATTATTTCAAAGTGGTGACCGATAAAG ACAATAAACTGGACGGACTGGTGACGTTTGAGAGGCGCTGCTTGGAAAACACGGACATGCCCGACTGGAAAAG CTCTCAGGAGAAACTGAATAAACTTCACATCAGATCAGACGGCAGCATCGAGACTGAAGGAGCCGGGATGCTGCAG gtgGATTTTGCCTCCAGTTTAATCGGTGGGGGGATTCTgggttctggtctggttcaggagGAAATCCTGTTCCTCTTAAATCCAGAGCTCATAGTTTCCCGCCTCTTCACTGAGAAACTGGGAGACAACGAATGTCTGATCATCACAG gaaCTCAGAAGTTCAGCATGTACTCCGGGTTTGGCGACAGCTTTGAGTGGGCGGGGCCTTACGAGGATCACCTGGAAAG GGATGAGTGGTGTCGACGGAAGAGACAGATTTTAGCCATCGACGCTCTGAACTTCAAAGACGGGAAAGAGCAGTTCAAGATGGACTGCATCACACGAGAGCTGAACAAG GCGTACTGTGGATTCTTTGGCCGTGATGACGGAGATCCAGACATCGCCACGGGGAAGTGGGGCTGCGGGGCCTTTCATGGAGACCCTCAGCTCAAAG CATTGATCCAGCTGATGGCGGCAGCCAAGGCCAAGAGGGGGCTGGCCTTCTTCACCTTCGGGGACGAAGACCTGCAGCAGGACCTGGAGAGGATCCACCACCTGCTGGTCTCAGAGGGAGTCACAGTCG AGAAACTGTACAGACTCCTGGAGAAGTTCTGTACCACCACACGTCTGCACGCCGTTTCTCAGATGAGCCTGTTCGACTTCATCAGAAGAGAAGTGAGACCGTCGAGGAGTCAGCTGTGA